The nucleotide window CAACTTCGATTTTAGAATCAGTAATTTTGTGTCTTAAATTTTCTCAAAGCATTAGCACATCACATCTTTTTCTCAAATACATATCGATTTTAGTGTCCTGGTCAATAAAATTCAAAgctgaatgaagaaaataaaaatactacaaCTACTTTGCCTGATTATTActgatttttttggggggaggggtggtagGGAGAGAACCAAGTATCTCATTGTCACCTACTTCTTCAAAATTTGGCCACAGCTTTTTTTCACAGTGACAAGATATAACATACTCAAAAACTAGACGCTTTGGTAAAATAACACTAAGGGAAAAAAGTAACACTGGAGCATCCATTTACAGTTAAAAGCTAAACATCTTGAGAATGCTTTTTTCTCTTGAATAACCAGATGAGAgagaagtggggggaaaaaattcATAGGAATTTGGAGATTTTTGCTTCCAACAGCTGTAAATTTAAATTGTACAAGATATATATTTTCTAACCTATGTCCCATATGGTTTGCtttaaactgaaaacaaatgaattctgaaaaatgacagaCACAACATATTTGGTATTTACAATGGTTTGTGACAAATATAATAGCTGAAAATAATGTctaattttccatttattattgCTATTTAGTCACAGAAAAGATTAACTCTCCAAGAAATTTATTTTAGCATATGGTATATGTTGATATAATAGATATAATAATTTTACATGAATAGAAACCACTGCAGAAGTAACTAAGGTGGTGCCCTtacaagaaaacaaaggaaagacgATAAAGACATTCTTTCATATAAAGACTTTtgatttgcatcattttttcaaaatataaaacctTAATATTAGAAGCaagagaagagcaaagaaaacaataaaccaGACCAAGGATAAGGAACTGCTCTATGCAGATACTTGCtgtatgtagtatatatatatatgggctgaattataataaaaatattttatgtattatagtCAATTCTCGTATAGAGTTAGAAACAGCAATTTCCAGTCAAGCATAACTGGACTGACGTTTTCTCAGTCTTCAATTACATGACGAATTACAACTGTACAGCAGTTCACTTCGGTCAGCAGTATCATGATAAATGCTTGATAAGATATAATTTTTCTCCTTGTTCACTTGTAAAAATTGGTGCCTTTTTGTAATGTTCTACAAGTTCTTCCATGGTACTGAATTTACGCTGCCCAATGCAGTAGACAGTCTCTTTTAGTTGTACTTTAAAATGCTTGTTTTTCCCTTGCGCTTTTAGTGATACTGAGAAATCATTTggctagaagagaaaaaaacattttgaaagacATCTATTAGCATTTTTATAGAAACTAATAACAGCTAAAATGTGAGCACTTTAAACACCAGGCACAAGGCTAAATTATTTACATGAATTATCTCCTTTATGCCTCAAAacaaacccattttacagatgaaaaaataaaggctgaagaGAAGCTGAGTTGTCCAAGATCATCTATCTAGTTAAAAGAGCCAGGATTCAATATTGAACCAGTTAAGACACCAAAATCTCCCTAACACCATAGCAAATCCTTTAGTTTAACATTTGATTCGTGATCTTCTCTTCATTCAAACTACTGGAGAAACACAGCAGAAAATCCAAGACATCCACCCCTTTTCAATTAGTACCAAACAGTAGCTGTCTTACAGAATAGCTGATATATACTCTGAATTCTCAAAGATGAAGGACACAAAAATGAGAACTAATGTAAACTCTAAGAGGTCATAAAATCAAAATGCCTGTACCGgggaagaaagaaatacaaacaagGGCCGGGGGCTATATGGGGGACAGCTGCGCAGGGCCGCCAGGCTGCAGCTGTCGCCCTGTAGGAACACAGCTCAACACCGACAGGCCTTCCAATTTTAAAAGGGAAGGCTGTCTCAATTTTCATTCGAAACCTCCCAATATTTAAATACTGACAATGAAGTCAAATGATTAAGAACACTGCGCAAGTCAAACAAAATATGCTTATTTGAGATCTCTACTTTAAAATTTCTACTACTAAAAATAATGGTGTATTTTGGCTAATATCTATGCTCAATTACCTATAAGAAAATACAAGGTATTCTGCAATCAAGCTACTTTcttaggttttttctttttttaattctaacaCTTCTTTGAACAGTTTATATCACCCTCTTATGCAGTTACTGTCAAAGTTTCAAACAGTGGGTTTCCTGGAAACATCTTATGGTTATTTACCACCCACTCCAGGGTCACTCCCTTCCTAGCCCTTCTGCCCACTGCTTGTCCTGGAAACCAGGGCCAGGTCAGGCACCTAACAGAAAACAAATCCCATTACTCTTCCCTATCATCAACCACCTGCTCTTCCGGTGGGGTTACATACAGACCCCCATTTCCTGAACTTCAGAGCAGGAGGTTCAATTAATTTCAATCTTGctccctcttcccccaccccttaCACACATGCAcgcgcgcacgcgcgcacacacacacacacacacacacacacacacacacacacatgatatatacacacaaagcTAATACTAATCATGGAAAAGTAGTGATATCCTTTATCAAGGAAAAATAAAGGTCATTTTTAAGGGAAATGAGTATTATCAAATTCTAAAATCCTATACAGTATGCAAAAGAGCCCACATAACTATTTTCTTATTCAATTTTCATGGTTTTACAATTTTATTGTTTCACTACTATGGGAACAGAATTTATCATTATTGTAAATGCCCTCCCAAATATGGTGCATGTTCAAATGGGTTTTTGAGGTGCCTAAAAGTGTATTCCAACTTCCAAACAAGTATTTATATAGAAacaaatatagatttttttctaaattcagggATTTCATTTATTATAAGGATGACAGTGTACCGATTGTGcaatttaagaaatgtttttcCAGTTTAATCTACTGCGTTGTTCTCAGTGAAAAAGTCAGTGtttaattttctccatttttcagtTTAATGCAACAGATTCAGGAAGGCAAAACCAACAGAACTAGACAAGGCCAAATAATCCTGTTTAAGGctatattttactaaaaataaatatacttggAAAGAACATTGACTTTACTCAGAAACTTCACATGTTAACAAATATACTACCTGGTTAATTTTACGGAAGCCACTAAACCTCTCTggtcttccatttattttttttaatatccaggGCTCTATTTCCATTTACCTTTGAAAACCAACTTACCGAAGATTCACTATCACGAATGAGGAAATCACCTTCATGCCCTCTTTCATTTAATGCCATTTCTGCTTGGTGCCTGGTGACTTTCCCATAATACCACGGATTGCCAGCAAACTTTCCAGTAAGTGAAGGCCTAATGTAATCACACTGTGGAGGCGATGGTTCCAAACCTGATGTTAATGGGTTATTCTGCATAATGGTAACATAGTTTTTTGGCACCAGACCAACCATTCCATTGATCTTCCTGCATTTCCACCACTCGGGGTCATTTTCAGGTTTTTCAATAACATCCATTATATCTCCTTTCTCAAAATTAAGTTCTTCATCATTGGACGAGCTGAATGGGTAAAGAGCCTGAACCACATGTAACACTTGCCCAGTATTTAGGTTATTGACGACTGCTGCTAACTTCTCTGACAAAGAACCCACATGATCACCCAAAGGACTGTCGCCTTCCTCAGTCACATAGTTTGAAGGGAACCATCCAACTTGTCCATTGTAGCTACCCCGCCACCACCCATCACTGCATTTCTCCATAACGATCACCTTCGTCCCTTTTATCAATGATAATTCATCCTCTCTCTCTGCCATATAGTTAAATTTTACATAAGCAGGCATGTTGAGGTCATAGAGACGTTCCCCGGGGTCAACAAAGCTATCATCAGCAGGAGATGCAGAATCCGGCACACtaggttttcttttcacttttccaatGCCTGTTTAAATAAAAAAGGGTAATAAGAAtatgaaacaatgaaaaacaaaaaacaccaattCATTCATTACAAAAGGATCTTCAACTCAGTAACTAAATTTTttaccctccctcctcctctccatgtcactcttctttctttgcatttgcattctcatgacttatttattttatataactcaAGTTTGTTACTTTTGACCCCCCTCATAAATTCTCTTTTCTCATGTTAAAGACCCTGAAGTAATTGTATAGCATCATTCTAAAGTTGCCCTAAAATTAATAAACTGTCTCTTAAATGTAAGTATTAAATTATTTCCTACATATCTACAATCTAAATACATAAAGGCTCCAGCAAACCCAAGTTCTTCTTTATTAACTAAGAGTCTATA belongs to Bubalus kerabau isolate K-KA32 ecotype Philippines breed swamp buffalo chromosome 2, PCC_UOA_SB_1v2, whole genome shotgun sequence and includes:
- the NCK1 gene encoding SH2/SH3 adapter protein NCK1; protein product: MAEEVVVVAKFDYVAQQEQELNIKKNERLWLLDDSKSWWRVRNSMNKTGFVPSNYVERKNSARKASIVKNLKDTLGIGKVKRKPSVPDSASPADDSFVDPGERLYDLNMPAYVKFNYMAEREDELSLIKGTKVIVMEKCSDGWWRGSYNGQVGWFPSNYVTEEGDSPLGDHVGSLSEKLAAVVNNLNTGQVLHVVQALYPFSSSNDEELNFEKGDIMDVIEKPENDPEWWKCRKINGMVGLVPKNYVTIMQNNPLTSGLEPSPPQCDYIRPSLTGKFAGNPWYYGKVTRHQAEMALNERGHEGDFLIRDSESSPNDFSVSLKAQGKNKHFKVQLKETVYCIGQRKFSTMEELVEHYKKAPIFTSEQGEKLYLIKHLS